The Shewanella mangrovisoli genome has a window encoding:
- a CDS encoding LysR substrate-binding domain-containing protein translates to MYLWDGISEFVAVAEAENFTLAAQRLNVSTAHVSRQIGALENRLGTKLFYRTTRKVSLTEEGTIYYRHCRQLQTGLEEAERAITDLKGSPQGLVKLTAPVAYGEKFIMPLLNDFMVQYPSVEFNVDLTNRTLDLIEGGYDLAIRLGKLADSSLMAKPLSSRTHYVAASPSYVEKYGEPHTLSELNQHNCLIGNHNYWRFIENGRERNIKVRGNLICNSGYALRDAALKGIGIVQLPDYYIEEDIHAGRLISFLDAHREAKEGIWALYPQNRHLSAKVRVFVDYLAEKLATVNE, encoded by the coding sequence ATGTACCTTTGGGATGGCATATCAGAATTTGTGGCAGTAGCCGAAGCCGAGAACTTTACCTTGGCGGCGCAGCGCCTCAATGTGTCCACCGCCCACGTGAGTCGGCAGATCGGCGCGCTGGAAAATCGCCTCGGCACTAAGCTGTTTTACCGTACGACTCGCAAGGTATCGCTCACCGAAGAAGGCACGATTTATTATCGCCATTGCCGCCAATTACAGACTGGACTCGAGGAGGCCGAACGGGCCATTACCGATCTAAAAGGCTCGCCCCAAGGACTGGTGAAACTCACCGCGCCCGTGGCCTACGGCGAAAAATTTATCATGCCATTACTCAATGATTTTATGGTGCAGTATCCCAGTGTGGAATTTAATGTCGACCTCACCAACCGAACCTTAGACTTGATTGAAGGCGGCTATGATTTGGCCATTCGCCTTGGCAAACTCGCCGACTCCAGCCTGATGGCTAAACCCTTGAGTAGCCGCACCCATTATGTGGCCGCCTCACCCAGTTACGTTGAAAAATACGGTGAGCCCCATACGCTTTCGGAGTTAAATCAACATAATTGCCTGATCGGGAATCACAATTACTGGCGCTTTATCGAAAATGGCCGCGAGCGCAATATCAAGGTACGCGGCAACCTTATCTGCAACAGCGGTTATGCCCTGCGCGATGCAGCGTTAAAGGGCATAGGGATAGTGCAACTCCCTGATTATTATATTGAGGAGGACATTCATGCAGGTAGACTCATCTCCTTCCTCGACGCCCACCGCGAAGCCAAGGAAGGGATTTGGGCGCTCTATCCACAGAATCGTCACCTGAGCGCCAAAGTGCGGGTATTCGTGGATTATCTGGCGGAAAAACTGGCGACGGTGAATGAATAG
- a CDS encoding S-(hydroxymethyl)glutathione dehydrogenase/class III alcohol dehydrogenase, translated as MSNEKPQFIKSKAAVAWGPGQPLKIEEVDVMLPKAGEVLVRIVATGVCHTDAFTLSGDDPEGVFPAILGHEGGGIVEQVGEGVTSVQVGDHVIPLYTPECGECKFCLSGKTNLCQKIRATQGKGLMPDGTTRFYKDGQPIFHYMGCSTFSEYTVLPEISLAKVNKTAPLEEICLLGCGVTTGMGAVMNTAKVEEGATVAIFGLGGIGLSAIIGATMAKASRIIAIDINESKFELARKLGATDCINPKHFDKPIQEVIVEMTDGGVDYSFECIGNVNVMRSALECCHKGWGESVIIGVAGAGQEISTRPFQLVTGRVWRGSAFGGVKGRSQLPKIVEQYLAGEFKLDDFITHTMGLEQVNEAFDLMHEGKSIRSVIHFDK; from the coding sequence ATGTCGAACGAAAAACCACAGTTTATCAAGTCAAAGGCCGCCGTGGCCTGGGGGCCTGGACAGCCGCTCAAGATTGAAGAAGTCGATGTGATGTTACCTAAAGCCGGCGAAGTGTTAGTTCGCATCGTGGCGACTGGGGTATGCCATACCGATGCGTTTACCTTAAGCGGTGACGATCCAGAAGGCGTGTTCCCAGCGATCCTCGGCCATGAAGGCGGTGGTATTGTTGAGCAAGTGGGCGAAGGCGTGACCAGCGTGCAGGTGGGCGACCATGTGATCCCACTTTACACGCCAGAATGCGGCGAATGTAAATTCTGTTTATCGGGTAAAACAAACCTGTGCCAGAAGATCCGTGCGACCCAAGGCAAAGGTTTAATGCCAGACGGCACCACGCGTTTCTATAAAGATGGCCAGCCAATTTTCCATTACATGGGTTGTTCTACTTTCTCTGAATACACTGTATTACCTGAGATTTCATTGGCTAAAGTCAATAAAACCGCGCCATTAGAAGAGATCTGTCTGCTGGGTTGTGGTGTGACGACAGGTATGGGCGCCGTAATGAACACCGCTAAGGTGGAAGAGGGCGCGACCGTGGCGATTTTCGGCCTTGGTGGTATCGGTCTTTCGGCCATTATTGGCGCAACAATGGCTAAAGCCAGTCGGATCATTGCCATCGATATCAATGAATCCAAATTCGAACTTGCCCGTAAATTAGGGGCAACCGATTGTATTAACCCGAAACATTTCGACAAACCTATTCAAGAGGTGATTGTCGAAATGACCGATGGCGGCGTGGATTACTCCTTCGAATGTATCGGTAATGTCAATGTGATGCGCAGCGCGCTCGAGTGTTGCCACAAGGGCTGGGGTGAGTCTGTGATCATTGGGGTTGCGGGCGCAGGGCAGGAGATTTCTACCCGTCCATTCCAACTGGTGACGGGCCGCGTATGGCGCGGTTCTGCCTTCGGTGGCGTGAAAGGACGCTCGCAATTACCTAAAATCGTTGAACAATACCTAGCGGGTGAGTTTAAGCTCGATGACTTTATCACCCACACTATGGGACTTGAGCAAGTCAACGAAGCCTTCGACTTGATGCATGAAGGCAAGAGCATTCGCAGCGTGATCCATTTCGATAAATAA
- the fghA gene encoding S-formylglutathione hydrolase → MTIENISCNKSFGGWHKQYRHQSQALNCEMRFAIYLPPEAANKPVPVLYWLSGLTCTDENFMQKAGAQRIAAQLGMAIVAPDTSPRGDDVADAPDKAYDLGLGAGFYLNATRAPWNRHYKMYDYIVHELPALIEANFPVTDQRAISGHSMGGHGALVIGLTNPHRYSSISAFSPISNPSNAPWGIKAFTEYLGENREHWRQYDACELLKLAINEVPVLVDQGDADSFLEAQLMPQTLSDIAKAKGYPLDLRMQAGYDHSYYFIASFIEEHLKFHSLYFK, encoded by the coding sequence ATGACCATAGAAAATATCAGCTGTAACAAGAGTTTTGGTGGTTGGCACAAACAGTATCGCCATCAATCTCAGGCGCTGAATTGCGAGATGCGCTTTGCGATTTATCTGCCTCCCGAGGCGGCCAACAAACCTGTGCCTGTGTTGTATTGGCTATCGGGCCTCACCTGTACCGACGAAAACTTTATGCAGAAGGCGGGCGCGCAGCGTATTGCGGCTCAATTGGGGATGGCCATCGTTGCCCCCGATACCAGCCCACGTGGTGATGATGTCGCCGATGCTCCGGATAAAGCCTATGACTTAGGTCTCGGCGCGGGGTTTTATTTGAACGCGACCAGAGCGCCTTGGAATCGTCACTATAAAATGTACGACTATATAGTGCATGAACTGCCAGCGTTGATCGAAGCCAATTTCCCCGTAACAGATCAACGCGCTATTTCTGGCCATTCGATGGGCGGGCACGGCGCGTTAGTCATAGGGTTAACCAATCCCCACAGATACAGTTCAATCTCGGCCTTTAGTCCTATCAGTAATCCAAGCAACGCGCCTTGGGGGATTAAAGCTTTTACCGAGTATTTGGGCGAGAATCGCGAGCACTGGCGCCAATACGATGCCTGTGAGTTACTCAAACTGGCGATTAACGAAGTGCCCGTATTAGTCGACCAAGGTGACGCCGACAGCTTTTTAGAGGCGCAACTGATGCCGCAAACGCTCAGTGATATCGCCAAAGCAAAAGGTTACCCCTTAGATTTGCGTATGCAGGCGGGGTACGACCATAGCTATTATTTTATTGCGAGCTTTATCGAAGAGCACCTTAAATTCCATAGCTTGTATTTTAAATAA